The Streptomyces lienomycini sequence ACGCATCGCGGCCGACGTCGCGGCGGGCCACACCGCGGGCACCCTCCACGCGCGCGTGCCCGCCCCTCTCCCGCACCCGCCGAACCCGGAGCACCCCCTCCTCCCGCCCGAGGCCCGCCGCAGCATCCAGCGGATCATGACCGAGGGTGCCGGAGTGCTGCGCTCGGCCGCCTCCCTCACCCGCGCGGCGGACCGGCTGCACGCCCTCCACACCGAGGCCCGCGAGGCCCTGCACGAGAACGGCAAGACCTCCGAGCCGGGCGTCGACACCTGGGAGGCCACCAACCTCCTGTGCGTGGCCCGCGTCCTGGTCGCCGCGGCGGCACGGCGCGAGGAGACCCGCGGCTGCCACTGGCGCGAGGACCACGCCGACCGCGACGACACGGTGTGGCGCCGCCACCTCGTCGTACGCCTGAACCCGGACCGTTCCCTCGCCGTGCACACCACGGACACGTCAGAATTCCCCCCGACCGTCCACGGCGCCCAGCCGACGCACCGTCCCCAGGAGCAGTGACAGCAGTGAACCCCTCCGACCCCACCGAACTCCCCCTCGCCTCCGGCGGAGGCTGCGGCGACGGCTGCGCCTGCGGCGCGGACAGCGAAGAAGAGACCTACATGGAGTGCGGCCTCGACCCCGCCCTCGCCGCCCTCCTGCTGGACTCCGGACTCGACCCCGTCGAGGTCGAGGACATCGCGAACGTCGCCATCCAGGAGGACCTGGCGGGCGGCGTGGACGTGACGACCGTCGCGACCATCCCCGAGGACGCCGTGGCCACGGCCGACTTCACCGCGCGCGAGGCGGGCGTCGTGGCCGGCCTCCGGGTCGCCGAGGCGGTGCTGTCCATCGTCTGCACGGACGAGTTCGAGGTGGAGCGCCACGTAGAGGACGGCGACCGCGTCCAGGAGGGCCAGAAGCTCCTCTCCGTCACCACCCGCACCCGCGACATCCTGACCGCCGAGCGCAGCGCCCTGAACCTCCTGTGCCGCATGTCGGGCATCGCGACGGCCACGCGCGCGTGGGCGGACGTCCTGGACGGCACGAAGACCAAGGTCCGCGACACCCGCAAGACGACACCGGGGCTGCGCGGCCTGGAGAAGTTCGCGGTCCGCTGCGGCAGCGGCGTCAACCACCGCATGTCCCTCTCGGACGCGGCCCTGGTCAAAGACAACCACGTGGTCGCCGCGGGCGGCGTAGCCGAGGCCTTCAACGCCGTACGCGAACGCTTCCCGGACCTGCCCATCGAGGTCGAGGTCGACACCCTGCACCAACTGCGCGAGGTCGTGGACGCGGGCGCCGACCTGATCCTGCTGGACAACTTCACCCCCGACGAGTGCGAGGAGGCGGTGGCCCTGGTCGCCGGCCGGGCCGCCCTGGAGGCCTCGGGCCGCCTCACCCTCGCCAACGCCAAGGCGTACGCCGACACGGGCGTCGACTACCTGGCCGTGGGCGCCCTCACCCACAGCTCCCCGATCCTGGACATCGGCCTGGACCTGCGAGCGGCGGAGTAGAACCCATGCTGCTGACGATCGACGTAGGCAACACGCACACCGTCCTGGGCCTCTTCGACGGCGAGGACATCGTCGAGCACTGGCGCATCTCCACGGACCCGCGCCGCACGGCCGACGAACTGGCGGTACTCCTCCAGGGCCTGATGGGCATGCACCCGCTCCTCGGCGAGGAACTGGGCGACGGCATCGACGGCATCGCCATCTGCGCGACGGTCCCCTCGGTCCTCCACGAACTCCGCGAGGTCACCCGCCGCTACTACGGCGACGTCCCCGCGGTCCTCGTCGAACCGGGCGTCAAGACGGGCGTCCCGATCCTCACCGACCACCCCAAGGAGGTCGGCGCCGACCGCATCATCAACGCGGTCGCCGCGGTCGAGCTGTACGGCGGTCCGGCGATCGTCGTGGACTTCGGCACGGCGACGACGTTCGACGCGGTCAGCGCGCGCGGGGAGTACATCGGCGGCGTCATCGCCCCCGGCATCGAGATCTCGGTCGACGCACTCGGCGTCAAGGGCGCCCAGCTCCGCAAGATCGAGGTGGCCCGCCCCCGCAGCGTGATCGGCAAGAACACGGTCGAGGCGATGCAGTCCGGCATCGTGTACGGCTTCGCCGGCCAGGTCGACGGCGTCGTCAACCGCATGGCCCGCGAACTGGCCGACGACCCGGACGACGTCACGGTCATCGCGACGGGCGGACTGGCGCCGATGGTGCTGGGCGAGTCCTCGGTCATCGACGAGCACGAACCGTGGCTGACACTGATGGGCCTGCGGCTGGTGTACGAGCGCAACGTGTCCCGCATGTAGGCGCTCCAGCCCCCCGAACCAGCGACGGGAGAGCCGCGTACGGCGGGAAGCGCCCCCGAAGAGGAGTCGCCGGAAAGCCGCGTACGGCGGGAAGCGGCACCGAGGGGTGTGCGTCGGTCAGCCGCGTACGGCGCGAGGCGGCACCGGAGAGGGGCGAGGGTCAGCCGCGTACGGCGGGAAGGGGACGGGTCGGGGGGTGTCCGCCCGCAGCGGTTGGCGCGTCAACGCCACCCGCTTCTGTGGCCGACCGATTCCGCGCCGTTCCGAGGACGGACACCCCCGTCCCGGCCCCGACCCCCCACCGGCCGCACCGCGCTACCGCACCCCCACCGAACCCGCACAGGCGCCGCAGGCACCACCCGCACCCCCACCACCCGCACCCCCACCACCCGCACCCCCACCACCCGCACCCCCACCACCCGCACCCCCACCACCCGCACCCCCACCACCCGCACCCCCACCACCCGCACCCCCACCACCCGCACCCCCACCACCCGCACCCCCACCACCCGCACCCCCACCACCCGCACCCCCACCACCCGCACCCCCACCACCCGCACCCCCACCACCCGCACCCCCACCACCCGCACCCCCACCACCCGCACCCCCACCACCCGCACCCCCACCACCCGCACCCCCACCACCCGCACAGCCGCCGCAGGCCCCCGCATCCGAGTGGCCCCCACGCCACACCCATGCCCCCTATGCCGAGTTTGTCTGATTAGCGCGTATCGTCGCCGCATGCCCACGCCCTACGGATCCCGCGGCGGCATGGCGTTCGGTGCTCAGGAGCTGCGCGTGCTCCGGCGAGCCCTCGCCCTCGCCCTGAACCCCAGCCCCGTCTCGGCGGAGGAGGCCCAGGACTGCCTTCGCCTCGCAGACTCGCTCGACGAGGCGATGCGGGAGAGCGCCCGGCTGCGCGCCTTCCTGGTGGCCGACCTCGCCCGGTACCGAGCCGCCCTCCCCGGCACCGCCACCGGCTACCTCGCGCTCCTGGACGAGGCACTGGGCGCGGGCCACCGCCCCGGCGCGGACGACCTCGCCGCCCTGGGTGCCCTGCGCGGCAACCCCGCCGCGGCCGCCCTGCTGACCCGCTGCGGCCCCGCGACGCCCAGGACGCTCACGACGTCCACCACCGCCACGGTCACGCTCCCCGCCGCACGCACCCGCCTCCACGCCCTCCCCGGCGGCCGGCAGTCCGACAAGGAGCCCGCGCGCAAGCCCGCCCAGAAGCCGGCCCCCAGCCCGCCCCGGCCGCGCCCAAGCGCCCCGTCCCCACCCCCGGCGAGGTCTTCCCCCGCCGCAAGCCCGCCCCGCCGGCCCCGCCCGCCCCGGGCACCGGGCACCACCTCGCCGCCGGCTGACGGCGCCTGGCTACCCTGGTCCCATGGACTACGTCTCCGCGCTCCTGCCCCCGGTCGTCATGGCCGTGTTCTTCATCGGTGTGATCAGGGTGATCGTGAAGACCCAGGGCGGCGCCAACAAGGCCAAGGAGGACGCGGTCGTCGACGCCGCCCTCGCCCGCGCCGAGGGCGCCCGGCAGTCGGCCCCGCACACCAAGGCCTGACGCACAACGCCTGACGCACAACGCCTGACGCACAGCGCCTGGCCGCACGACCCCGCGTACGGCTCCCCTCCCAAGGAGCCGTACGCCCCTTTTGTGCCCGTTTGCCAGCAGAACCGCACGTCCGGCACGCGATCGCCCGGATCTCCCACTATCGTTCGAAGCGTGCCTCGCCCCTTGGGAGAACTCGAAGACGCGGTCATGACGAGGGTGTGGAAGTGGAACCGCCCCATGACCGTTCGAGAAGTCCTGGAAGACCTGCAACAGGAACGGTCCATCGCGTACACCACCGTGATGACCGTTTTGGACAATCTCCATCAGAAGGGCTGGGTGCGCCGCGAAGCGGAAGGCCGGGCCTATCGATATGAGGCGGTCTCCACCCGCGCCGCCTACGCGGCCGCCCTCATGAACGACGCCTGGTCCCAGAGCGACAACCCCACGGCCGCCCTCATCGCCTTCTTCGGCATGATGAGCGAGGAACAGCGCCAGGCACTCGGAGACGCCATCCGTATCGTGCGGGGGCCGGAAACCCCCGCGCCGGGCCCCGGCGCGGTACCGGACGGCGGGGAGCGATAGCGTCCCCACATGTCAAATGCCATCAGCGTCCGGCGGGCCCGCACCAGGGATGTCCCGGACGTACGCCGGCTCCTCGACACGTACGTCCGTGACCGCATCCTGCTCGACAAAGCGATGGTGACGCTTTACGAGAGCATCCAG is a genomic window containing:
- the nadC gene encoding carboxylating nicotinate-nucleotide diphosphorylase, producing the protein MNPSDPTELPLASGGGCGDGCACGADSEEETYMECGLDPALAALLLDSGLDPVEVEDIANVAIQEDLAGGVDVTTVATIPEDAVATADFTAREAGVVAGLRVAEAVLSIVCTDEFEVERHVEDGDRVQEGQKLLSVTTRTRDILTAERSALNLLCRMSGIATATRAWADVLDGTKTKVRDTRKTTPGLRGLEKFAVRCGSGVNHRMSLSDAALVKDNHVVAAGGVAEAFNAVRERFPDLPIEVEVDTLHQLREVVDAGADLILLDNFTPDECEEAVALVAGRAALEASGRLTLANAKAYADTGVDYLAVGALTHSSPILDIGLDLRAAE
- a CDS encoding type III pantothenate kinase is translated as MLLTIDVGNTHTVLGLFDGEDIVEHWRISTDPRRTADELAVLLQGLMGMHPLLGEELGDGIDGIAICATVPSVLHELREVTRRYYGDVPAVLVEPGVKTGVPILTDHPKEVGADRIINAVAAVELYGGPAIVVDFGTATTFDAVSARGEYIGGVIAPGIEISVDALGVKGAQLRKIEVARPRSVIGKNTVEAMQSGIVYGFAGQVDGVVNRMARELADDPDDVTVIATGGLAPMVLGESSVIDEHEPWLTLMGLRLVYERNVSRM
- a CDS encoding BlaI/MecI/CopY family transcriptional regulator; protein product: MGELEDAVMTRVWKWNRPMTVREVLEDLQQERSIAYTTVMTVLDNLHQKGWVRREAEGRAYRYEAVSTRAAYAAALMNDAWSQSDNPTAALIAFFGMMSEEQRQALGDAIRIVRGPETPAPGPGAVPDGGER